The sequence TGTCGATAAATTTCATATTTTCCAATAATTGAAGCATTTTGACTTCATTTAGCTGCCTGTCTCCAGCAGAGAATTCATCGCTTGCTGAGCCTTGTTAGCAATGCTCTGCTGGGCAGCAGGGATAAACTTGGCATATCGGCGGGTCATCGGTGAGCCAGGGGCATGTCCTAATTGATAGGCTACCTCAGCCAGCGTCGCTCCATTAGATAACATCATTGAAGCAACTGTATCTCG comes from SAR324 cluster bacterium and encodes:
- a CDS encoding integrase, encoding RDTVASMMLSNGATLAEVAYQLGHAPGSPMTRRYAKFIPAAQQSIANKAQQAMNSLLETGS